The following proteins are co-located in the Megalops cyprinoides isolate fMegCyp1 chromosome 15, fMegCyp1.pri, whole genome shotgun sequence genome:
- the LOC118790128 gene encoding hypermethylated in cancer 2 protein-like isoform X2 has translation MKVITYPSVAATHAPALLKELNCQRERGQFCDCVIRVQFNPGKLYLAHKNVLAASSPVLASLLSNQGALLDLQIPSITPETLGHLLEFIYTGALPPPDLDESVCSAAAYLEMEELQQALNCRLDSPPGLAVDMEAGKKFVWQMKWK, from the exons ATGAAG GTGATAACCTATCCCTCTGTTGCTGCTACACATGCTCCTGCCCTGTTGAAGGAGCTGAACTGccagagagaaagggggcaattctgtgactgtgtgatCCGAGTACAGTTCAACCCAGGCAAACTCTACTTGGCCCACAAAAATGTCCTAGCTGCTTCCAGTCCAGTCCTGGCTTCACTTCTCTCAAATCAAGGTGCATTGTTGGATTTACAAATCCCAAGCATAACGCCTGAAACCTTAGGACATCTCCTGGAGTTCATCTACACTGGAGCACTGCCACCACCTGACTTGGATGAGTCTGTGTGCTCTGCTGCCGCCTACCTTGAAATGGAGGAATTGCAACAGGCTCTAAACTGCAGACTAGACAGTCCACCTGGGTTGGCTGTGGATATGGAAGCTGGTAAAAAATTTGtatggcag ATGAAATGGAAGTGA
- the LOC118790128 gene encoding uncharacterized protein LOC118790128 isoform X1, which translates to MKVITYPSVAATHAPALLKELNCQRERGQFCDCVIRVQFNPGKLYLAHKNVLAASSPVLASLLSNQGALLDLQIPSITPETLGHLLEFIYTGALPPPDLDESVCSAAAYLEMEELQQALNCRLDSPPGLAVDMEADEMEVNLKRRFVEHQEMKRNVHSPSHHHEVKWTLPLLPSCEVVPVIRHASTTGLYERMPLLSEIRCKSSNIDFGCHDIREQEAEDKDQVLGIYQHGYLPKYSGQQRVERYKAALHGSESRQAKFPSAITDTNRDELLCHVPNEIGHPHCETTRKTEYEEKWLKNICKTVITNAVISSMGADGCTHNAEAITEDTEIKDQKDDIVANRSGEFVCHKNRHVESSIGGAADSEKDFESIDRHYDLEKGHSALENQFDTDSKTRDTIHPTVVHMVCSHTNVVNMETPPNANAHSLEERKGNLFPESAIEGHMETSNTWKLEVSRDDCAQVNEPKSFRKTIIIDSDLWNETTNFCAENTTLSGEDKMTEASIESMFSFQSSNNVMVHNADHQEKEKWDFISNSGNDSQTYRGKVTYHCFLREGQVVETSNCEDNVCSSVSDTDITGSSTLHKKSSLSSPFQVDVSDPLMPIGYGGSTEVARNFSGSTEASAADPAALHPYQCKMCDRAFSQRGSLNRHMRSHLGVRPYSCPHCPMTFSRQYRVTEHMRVHQRSFEGLQRTGPA; encoded by the exons ATGAAG GTGATAACCTATCCCTCTGTTGCTGCTACACATGCTCCTGCCCTGTTGAAGGAGCTGAACTGccagagagaaagggggcaattctgtgactgtgtgatCCGAGTACAGTTCAACCCAGGCAAACTCTACTTGGCCCACAAAAATGTCCTAGCTGCTTCCAGTCCAGTCCTGGCTTCACTTCTCTCAAATCAAGGTGCATTGTTGGATTTACAAATCCCAAGCATAACGCCTGAAACCTTAGGACATCTCCTGGAGTTCATCTACACTGGAGCACTGCCACCACCTGACTTGGATGAGTCTGTGTGCTCTGCTGCCGCCTACCTTGAAATGGAGGAATTGCAACAGGCTCTAAACTGCAGACTAGACAGTCCACCTGGGTTGGCTGTGGATATGGAAGCTG ATGAAATGGAAGTGAATCTAAAGAGAAGATTTGTTGAGCAccaggaaatgaaaaggaacGTACACTCTCCATCTCACCACCATGAAGTCAAATGGACCTTACCATTATTGCCAAGCTGTGAGGTGGTGCCTGTCATACGCCATGCAAGCACAACGGGGCTTTATGAGAGAATGCCCTTACTCTCCGAGATCCGCTGCAAGAGCAGTAACATAGACTTTGGCTGTCATGACATCAGagaacaggaagcagaggacAAGGACCAGGTACTGGGGATATATCAACATGGATACCTTCCAAAATACAGCGGACAACAACGTGTTGAAAGGTATAAGGCAGCTTTGCATGGGTCAGAGTCAAGACAAGCCAAATTTCCGTCTGCCATCACGGATACAAATAGGGATGAATTGCTCTGCCATGTTCCAAATGAGATAGGACATCCCCATTGTGAAACTACCAGAAAGACTGAGTATGAGGAAAAATGGCttaaaaatatctgtaaaaCCGTAATAACCAATGCTGTTATTAGTTCAATGGGGGCTGATGGATGCACTCACAATGCTGAAGCCATAACTGAGGACACTGAGATAAAAGACCAGAAAGATGACATTGTTGCAAACAGGTCAGGAGAATTTGTTTGtcataaaaacagacatgttGAAAGCAGCATTGGTGGTGCTGCTGACTCAGAAAAAGATTTTGAAAGTATTGATAGACACTATGATCTTGAGAAGGGACATTCAGCTCTTGAGAATCAGTTTGACACGGACAGCAAAACCAGAGACACCATACATCCCACTGTTGTTCATATGGTTTGCAGTCACACAAATGTTGTCAATATGGAAACACCTCCTAATGCTAATGCTCACAGTCTTGAAGAGAGGAAGGGTAACCTGTTTCCCGAAAGTGCTATTGAAGGTCATATGGAAACTTCAAACACTTGGAAGCTAGAGGTAAGCAGGGATGATTGTGCTCAGGTAAATGAACCCAAATCCTTTAGGAAAACCATTATCATTGATTCTGACCTTTGGAATGAAACAACAAATTTTTGTGCAGAAAACACAACACTATCAGGTGAGGATAAAATGACAGAAGCATCTATTGAGAGTATGTTTTCATTCCAAAGCAGTAATAATGTGATGGTACACAATGCTGATCatcaagaaaaggaaaaatgggaTTTTATCAGCAACAGCGGAAATGACTCACAAACCTACCGAGGGAAAGTGACCTACCACTGCTTTTTAAGGGAAGGACAAGTGGTAGAGACGAGTAACTGTGAAGACAATGTTTGCAGTAGTGTTTCTGACACTGACATTACTGGAAGCTCTACCTTACACAAGAAATCCAGTCTTTCTTCTCCATTCCAAGTGGATGTTTCAGATCCGCTGATGCCCATAGGTTATGGTGGTTCCACAGAGGTTGCGAGGAATTTCAGTGGCTCCACTGAAGCAAGTGCTGCTGACCCTGCTGCTCTTCACCCTTACCAGTGCAAAATGTGCGATAGGGCCTTCAGCCAGCGAGGGTCCCTCAACAGGCACATGCGCTCACACCTTGGAGTGCGGCCCTACTCCTGTCCCCATTGCCCAATGACCTTCTCCAGACAATATCGAGTCACGGAGCACATGCGGGTCCACCAGCGAAGCTTCGAGGGCTTGCAGAGGACTGGTCCTGCCTGA
- the si:ch1073-291c23.2 gene encoding membrane-spanning 4-domains subfamily A member 4A: MSVMAAPGITPAEDERKPNTTVVGGSKPLHRFIRGEPKTIGVVMLFLGGSLFIFGIPMKMDPVQTSSDYFCSFWLGTLFIICGTLYVLAEHTPTKKLVTASMALSIVSILGVVLAFFEFIKGMVHAQIPLLHLSYSHKYGNVTEEENIALRSHMMQLYGMEGVFMFHCLAGGVLLIVMTAFARTALQSTKTQAIVVMHNLPSE; the protein is encoded by the exons ATGTCGGTGATGGCAGCCCCTGGGATTACCCCAGCAGAGGACGAGAGAAAGCCAAACACTACAGTGGTGGGTGGGAGCAAACCACTGCATCGTTTCATTAGAGGAGAACCTAAGACTATTGGG GTGGTGATGCTATTCTTGGGGGggtcactgtttatttttggcATTCCCATGAAGATGGATCCTGTGCAGACCTCTTCTGATTACTTCTGCTCCTTCTGGCTTGGGACCCTG TTCATCATCTGTGGTACTCTATATGTCCTTGCTGAGCACACCCCCACTAAAAAGTTG GTAACAGCAAGTATGGCTCTCAGCATTGTCTCTATATTGGGGGTGGTACTGGCTTTCTTTGAATTCATCAAAGGCATGGTCCATGCCCAAATTCCACTGCTTCATCTTTCCTACAGTCACAAATATGGCAACGTCACTGAGGAAGAGAATATTGCGCTAAGATCACATATG ATGCAGTTGTATGGAATGGAGGGTGTTTTCATGTTCCACTGCTTAGCAGGGGGCGTACTGCTAATAGTAATGACAGCATTCGCCAGGACTGCATTGCAATCCACTAAAACACAG GCAATTGTTGTGATGCACAACCTTCCATCGGAATAA